One Choloepus didactylus isolate mChoDid1 chromosome 8, mChoDid1.pri, whole genome shotgun sequence DNA window includes the following coding sequences:
- the LOC119543278 gene encoding double homeobox protein A-like: protein MAQNNSANNMIATHQRCSCTKFTADQLKILINTFNQKPYPGHATKQKLALEINAEESRIQIWFQNRRARQSFQRRTEPEQALESSQAHRQHLPAESQATLDRRCRTCYTSSQLRTLIKAFKNNPYPGIDSREQLAKEIGVPESRVQVWFQNRRSRLFAQRKREPDEILEQIQDKGQNP, encoded by the coding sequence ATGGCCCAGAACAACTCCGCAAACAACATGATCGCTACACACCAAAGGTGCAGTTGCACCAAATTCACAGCCGACCAGTTGAAAATCCTCATCAACACCTTCAACCAAAAACCTTACCCGGGTCATGCCACCAAACAAAAACTTGCTTTAGAAATTAACGCTGAAGAGTCGAGAATCCAGATTTGGTTTCAGAATCGAAGAGCTCGACAGTCATTCCAGAGACGAACAGAACCCGAGCAGGCCTTGGAATCAAGCCAGGCCCACAGGCAACACCTCCCTGCGGAGAGTCAAGCTACTCTAGATAGACGGTGCCGCACCTGCTATACATCTTCCCAATTACGCACTCTCATCAAGGCGTTCAAGAACAACCCTTACCCTGGGATTGATTCCAGAGAACAGCTTGCTAAAGAAATTGGGGTTCCAGAGTCAAGAGTCCAAGTTTGGTTTCAAAACCGAAGATCTAGATTATTTgcccagagaaaaagagaacctgATGAGATCTTAGAACAAATACAAGACAAGGGGCAAAATCCCTGA